A stretch of the Polyangiaceae bacterium genome encodes the following:
- a CDS encoding M28 family peptidase, which yields MAWGSWLKMPGRSHSGPLEPLSPEAQELSRALEHDVRVLSVDIGERNVGRPEGLARAAEHVEQALGRSGLRVGVQRYEVAGVECKNLEVELMGRERPNEIVLVGAHYDSAPGTPGADDNASGTAALLQIAARLVRRGPLARSVRLVAFVNEEPPHFQTADMGSWRHAKRARERGEQIVAMLSLESIGYFSDAEGSQKYPPPLGFFYPSRGDFIGFVGNPASKELVRRALGAFRENARFPSEGAAVPGLLPGVGWSDHWAFWQEGFPAIMITDTAPFRNPHYHAASDTPERLDFERLARVVLGVEHVVTELAR from the coding sequence ATGGCTTGGGGCTCGTGGCTCAAGATGCCGGGGAGGAGTCACTCGGGACCCCTCGAGCCGCTGTCGCCGGAAGCGCAGGAGCTGTCGCGCGCCCTGGAGCACGACGTGCGTGTGCTGTCCGTGGACATCGGCGAGCGCAACGTGGGACGGCCCGAAGGCCTCGCCCGCGCCGCCGAGCACGTCGAGCAGGCGCTCGGGCGTTCGGGGCTCCGCGTCGGCGTGCAGCGCTACGAGGTGGCTGGCGTCGAGTGCAAGAACCTGGAGGTCGAGCTCATGGGGCGCGAGCGGCCGAACGAGATCGTGCTGGTTGGGGCGCACTACGACTCGGCACCCGGCACCCCCGGCGCGGACGACAACGCCAGCGGCACCGCGGCCCTGCTCCAGATCGCCGCGCGGCTCGTGCGGCGAGGACCGCTTGCGCGCAGCGTGCGCCTGGTCGCGTTCGTGAACGAGGAGCCTCCGCACTTTCAGACCGCGGACATGGGGAGCTGGCGCCATGCCAAGCGCGCGCGCGAACGGGGCGAGCAGATCGTCGCGATGCTGAGCCTGGAGAGCATCGGCTACTTCTCCGACGCCGAAGGCAGCCAGAAGTACCCGCCTCCGCTCGGCTTCTTCTACCCTTCGCGGGGCGATTTCATCGGCTTCGTGGGCAATCCGGCCTCGAAGGAGCTGGTGCGCCGTGCGCTCGGCGCGTTCCGCGAGAACGCCCGCTTTCCCTCCGAAGGCGCGGCGGTGCCCGGGCTCTTGCCCGGCGTCGGCTGGTCCGATCACTGGGCCTTCTGGCAGGAGGGCTTCCCCGCCATCATGATCACCGACACCGCGCCCTTCCGGAATCCGCACTACCACGCCGCGAGCGACACGCCGGAGCGCTTGGATTTCGAGCGATTGGCGCGCGTGGTGCTGGGTGTGGAGCACGTGGTCACCGAGCTCGCGAGGTGA
- a CDS encoding formamidopyrimidine-DNA glycosylase: protein MPELPDVLVYVERLAALIGGRVLERARVASPFVVRTFAPPLSELHGARVAGTERIGKRIVLAFEGDLFLVIHLMIAGRLRWRERGAPLPKKLGLLALDFEHGTLLFTEASTKKRASVHVVRGRAALEPFDRGGVEPLAASLPDFAAALRRENRTLKRALTDPRLVSGVGNAYSDEILFHARLSPVRLTRQLDDEELARLLSATRDTLLTWIERTRAEVGDGFPEKVTAFREGMAVHGRYGRPCPVCGTKVQRIRFAENEVNYCPRCQTGGKLLADRGLSRLLKGDWPKSIDELEERLGKAE from the coding sequence ATGCCGGAGCTCCCGGACGTGCTCGTCTACGTCGAGCGCCTCGCCGCGCTGATCGGTGGCCGCGTGCTCGAGCGCGCGCGAGTCGCGAGCCCGTTCGTCGTGCGCACGTTCGCACCGCCGCTCTCCGAGCTGCACGGCGCGCGGGTCGCCGGCACCGAGCGCATCGGCAAGCGCATCGTGCTCGCCTTCGAGGGCGACCTGTTCCTGGTCATTCACCTGATGATCGCCGGCCGCCTGCGCTGGCGCGAGCGCGGCGCGCCGCTGCCGAAGAAGCTCGGGCTCCTCGCCCTCGACTTCGAGCACGGGACGTTGCTCTTCACCGAGGCCAGCACCAAGAAGCGCGCGAGCGTCCACGTGGTGCGCGGACGTGCGGCGCTCGAGCCCTTCGATCGGGGGGGCGTCGAGCCGCTCGCGGCAAGCCTGCCGGACTTCGCCGCGGCGCTCCGGCGCGAGAACCGCACGCTCAAGCGGGCGCTGACCGACCCGCGCCTGGTCAGCGGCGTCGGAAACGCCTACTCGGACGAGATCCTGTTCCACGCGCGGCTGTCTCCGGTCCGACTGACCCGCCAGCTGGACGACGAGGAGCTCGCGCGGCTCCTGTCCGCGACCCGCGACACCTTGCTCACCTGGATCGAGCGCACCCGAGCCGAGGTCGGCGACGGTTTTCCGGAGAAGGTGACGGCGTTCCGCGAGGGAATGGCCGTCCACGGCCGCTACGGGCGGCCGTGCCCGGTGTGTGGCACCAAGGTCCAGCGCATTCGTTTCGCGGAGAACGAGGTCAACTACTGCCCGCGCTGTCAGACGGGCGGCAAGCTCTTGGCCGATCGCGGCTTGTCGCGGCTGCTCAAAGGCGATTGGCCGAAGAGCATCGACGAGCTGGAGGAACGCCTGGGCAAGGCCGAGTGA
- a CDS encoding bifunctional nuclease family protein, with protein MSQRVALLLSMLVLGSGCAKIRATLDKASTAAPSQSSSAAAAPAPAPAPSAAAPVSVPDGYARVRVAGVTRLPHGGDAVLLVEEGRKRAVPIFIGGTEALSIQLRLKKQPFTRPLTHDLLDSSIKKLGGRVESVRVDKIESNVFYGTLVLVNGSGHIELDARPSDAIAIAIGNGVPIHVSRKVIDHAGLDMDGEDIDDLPAPQGERPPPISL; from the coding sequence ATGTCGCAGCGTGTTGCCTTGCTCCTTTCGATGCTCGTGCTCGGCTCCGGCTGCGCGAAGATCCGCGCCACTCTCGACAAGGCCAGCACGGCTGCCCCCAGCCAGAGCTCGAGCGCCGCGGCGGCGCCGGCCCCAGCGCCCGCCCCGAGCGCCGCCGCGCCGGTGTCGGTACCCGACGGCTATGCGCGCGTCCGGGTCGCGGGGGTGACCCGCCTCCCCCACGGCGGGGACGCGGTGCTGCTGGTCGAGGAAGGACGCAAGCGCGCGGTGCCGATCTTCATCGGCGGCACCGAAGCCCTGTCCATCCAGCTCCGCCTGAAGAAGCAGCCGTTCACCCGCCCCTTGACCCACGACCTCCTGGACTCCTCCATCAAGAAGCTCGGCGGTCGAGTCGAGAGCGTGCGCGTGGACAAGATCGAGAGCAACGTCTTCTACGGCACGCTGGTGCTGGTGAACGGCAGCGGGCACATCGAGCTGGACGCCAGACCCTCCGACGCCATCGCCATCGCCATCGGCAACGGGGTCCCCATCCACGTGTCCCGCAAGGTCATCGACCACGCTGGCCTGGACATGGACGGCGAGGACATCGACGATCTGCCCGCACCCCAGGGCGAGAGGCCGCCGCCGATCAGCTTGTGA
- a CDS encoding DMT family transporter, producing the protein MTDAAAGGERGRTRGALMIALAAGSWGTWSLFFRPAEARGGVNAALEAFVVFATIFVASLPLALRERLRVRRPLRVWALLGLQGVFDAANALLFFWAMQKTSLAVAVLTHYLAPVLVALGAPFVVGERVSRRTWGALGVALAGLVTLLEPWRDGSKIALGGALLGAGSAVFFAMSLLAAKRLGRHFAPTEILCWHIPTGLLVMLPFLPSNVLSTPPTALGLLVLGGLGPGAVAGVLFIRGLAHTHASRASILMLLEPVVAVVVGVVAWNEVPSWPAWLGGALVLAAAYWVLAER; encoded by the coding sequence GTGACTGACGCTGCCGCCGGCGGCGAGCGCGGCCGCACCCGCGGCGCGCTGATGATCGCCCTGGCTGCCGGCTCCTGGGGCACATGGAGCTTGTTCTTCAGACCGGCCGAGGCGCGCGGGGGCGTCAACGCGGCGCTCGAGGCGTTCGTGGTCTTCGCGACCATCTTCGTCGCGTCGCTGCCCCTGGCGCTGCGAGAGCGACTGCGCGTGCGGCGGCCGCTCCGCGTCTGGGCGCTCCTCGGGTTGCAGGGCGTGTTCGACGCCGCGAACGCGCTCTTGTTCTTCTGGGCCATGCAGAAGACCTCGCTCGCCGTCGCCGTCTTGACCCACTACCTGGCGCCGGTGCTGGTGGCGCTGGGTGCGCCCTTCGTGGTCGGCGAGCGCGTGAGCCGGAGGACCTGGGGCGCGCTCGGGGTGGCGCTCGCCGGGCTCGTCACCTTGCTCGAGCCTTGGCGCGACGGCTCGAAGATCGCACTGGGCGGCGCGCTGCTCGGCGCGGGCAGCGCCGTGTTCTTCGCCATGTCGCTGCTCGCCGCCAAGCGCCTGGGCCGCCACTTCGCGCCGACCGAGATCCTGTGCTGGCACATCCCGACGGGGCTCCTCGTGATGCTGCCGTTCCTGCCGAGCAACGTGCTCTCCACCCCGCCGACCGCGCTCGGCCTCCTCGTCTTGGGGGGCCTCGGTCCCGGCGCGGTCGCCGGCGTCCTGTTCATCCGAGGCCTCGCCCACACCCACGCGAGCCGGGCCTCCATCCTGATGCTGCTCGAGCCCGTGGTCGCCGTCGTCGTGGGTGTGGTCGCCTGGAACGAAGTGCCGTCGTGGCCGGCGTGGCTCGGCGGCGCGCTGGTGCTCGCCGCTGCCTACTGGGTGCTCGCCGAGCGGTGA
- a CDS encoding HNH endonuclease, which produces MELTAGVAFRDKLEQASALLSHKVPNGDPATILELALDLLIERETKRRSGAGKPRKRRETKPGSRHVPVEVQRAVRERDGDQCTFSDAEGRRCSAKRFLTIEHVDPFAKGGPTTVDNCCLLCRPHNAHRARQVFGDEHIQNKISEARANRRQSAPPAPTPNHDVSEKVLGALVRMGFKRADARRAVEQARVREVEPLLEPMLRATLAILTP; this is translated from the coding sequence GTGGAGCTCACCGCCGGCGTCGCGTTCCGCGACAAGCTCGAGCAAGCCAGCGCTCTGCTCAGCCACAAGGTGCCCAACGGCGACCCCGCGACGATCCTCGAGCTCGCACTGGACCTGCTCATCGAGCGGGAGACGAAACGCCGCTCCGGCGCGGGTAAACCGCGCAAGCGCCGCGAGACGAAGCCGGGCTCGCGGCACGTTCCCGTGGAAGTCCAGAGGGCTGTGCGAGAGCGGGACGGCGACCAGTGCACCTTCTCCGACGCCGAGGGGCGGCGTTGCTCCGCCAAGCGCTTCTTGACCATCGAGCACGTCGACCCGTTCGCGAAGGGCGGGCCCACGACGGTGGACAACTGCTGCTTGCTTTGCAGGCCTCACAACGCCCACCGAGCGCGCCAGGTCTTCGGCGATGAGCACATCCAGAACAAGATCTCGGAGGCGCGCGCGAATCGAAGACAGAGCGCGCCACCGGCGCCGACGCCCAATCACGACGTGTCCGAAAAGGTGCTCGGAGCGCTGGTTCGGATGGGGTTCAAGCGAGCGGATGCGCGACGAGCCGTCGAGCAAGCGCGGGTGCGCGAGGTGGAGCCACTGCTCGAGCCGATGCTTCGCGCTACGCTCGCCATTCTCACACCCTGA
- a CDS encoding lamin tail domain-containing protein, producing MRTSHFVFGLALVGFAVAFSSAACSSDGSASSAGGGGTGNFGGTGATGGGGTGGGTGATGGAAGSGGAAGSGGAAGSGGSAGSGGGAGDASTDGGGTPGDHLLITEVGIQPGGAEFIEIWNPTNAEVDLANYYLSDNSAYYKIASGPWSPQGTPETDFLARFPSGAKLAAGAVLVVAPESASGNPTFEAKFGKCPTYTLNSTGTPLTCGSGNVPAMNIPTNGSVGNQAGALISNDREMIVLFRWNGSAATVEDVDYVTWGATFDDNTRIDKTGVTGYKADTARAAQKSANQGVAGDGGANLAIERCAIESSEKLSGGNGMTGHDETSEDMATSFKSQASPSPGTKNTCL from the coding sequence ATGCGCACGTCTCACTTCGTCTTCGGTCTCGCCCTGGTTGGCTTCGCTGTCGCGTTCTCGTCCGCAGCCTGCTCCTCGGACGGCAGCGCCTCGTCCGCTGGCGGCGGCGGCACCGGGAATTTCGGAGGCACCGGCGCGACCGGCGGCGGCGGCACCGGCGGCGGCACCGGCGCGACCGGCGGCGCGGCGGGCTCCGGCGGCGCGGCGGGCTCCGGCGGCGCGGCGGGCTCCGGGGGCTCAGCGGGCTCCGGCGGCGGCGCGGGCGACGCCAGCACCGACGGCGGCGGCACGCCCGGCGATCACCTGCTCATCACGGAGGTCGGCATCCAGCCCGGAGGCGCCGAGTTCATCGAGATCTGGAACCCGACCAACGCCGAGGTGGATCTCGCCAACTACTACCTGTCCGACAACTCGGCCTACTACAAGATCGCCAGCGGCCCCTGGAGCCCGCAGGGCACGCCGGAGACGGACTTCCTGGCGCGCTTCCCCTCCGGCGCGAAGCTCGCCGCGGGCGCCGTGCTGGTCGTGGCCCCCGAGAGCGCGAGCGGCAACCCCACCTTCGAGGCGAAGTTCGGCAAGTGCCCGACCTACACGCTGAACTCGACCGGAACGCCGCTCACTTGCGGCAGCGGCAACGTGCCCGCGATGAACATCCCGACCAACGGCAGCGTGGGCAACCAGGCCGGCGCGTTGATCAGCAACGACCGCGAGATGATAGTGCTGTTCCGCTGGAACGGCAGCGCAGCCACGGTCGAAGACGTGGACTACGTGACCTGGGGCGCGACCTTCGACGACAACACCCGCATCGACAAGACCGGGGTCACCGGTTACAAGGCCGACACGGCGCGCGCCGCGCAGAAGTCGGCGAACCAAGGCGTAGCCGGTGACGGCGGCGCCAACCTGGCCATCGAGCGCTGCGCCATCGAGAGCAGCGAGAAGCTCAGCGGCGGCAACGGCATGACGGGTCACGACGAGACCAGCGAGGACATGGCCACGAGCTTCAAGTCCCAGGCCTCACCCAGCCCCGGCACCAAGAACACCTGCCTGTAG
- a CDS encoding universal stress protein translates to MSTSRILVPVEYSEHCRRALELAGAWAETLGAELEVIHVWDHPSLVPEDVTVEHAGGEKRSLFELIAENAERDMKEFLAGASLPAGVRMTHRLESGEPASAILAAAEKSGANLIVISTHGRRGFRHFLMGSVAEKIVRLSPVPVLTVPAGSERPDA, encoded by the coding sequence ATGAGCACTTCCCGCATCCTAGTCCCGGTCGAGTACTCCGAGCACTGCCGCCGAGCGCTGGAGCTCGCGGGTGCTTGGGCGGAGACTCTGGGCGCCGAGCTCGAGGTCATCCACGTCTGGGACCACCCATCGCTGGTCCCCGAGGACGTCACCGTCGAGCACGCGGGCGGCGAGAAGCGCTCGCTGTTCGAGCTGATCGCCGAGAACGCCGAGCGGGACATGAAGGAGTTCCTGGCCGGCGCGAGCCTGCCCGCGGGCGTGAGGATGACGCACCGCCTCGAGAGCGGGGAGCCGGCGAGCGCCATCCTCGCGGCGGCAGAGAAGAGCGGCGCGAACCTGATCGTGATCTCGACGCACGGCCGGCGCGGTTTCCGCCACTTCCTCATGGGCAGCGTCGCCGAGAAGATCGTGCGCCTCTCGCCGGTGCCCGTGCTCACGGTGCCGGCCGGCTCCGAGCGCCCGGACGCCTGA
- a CDS encoding universal stress protein, with product MPSAPPPAPPVPQTYKIVVGVDYSEQSERALRAALDIALYRDTQIYCLAIAEGYGPGRPAAESAEMHQTFHDEAQRTLDRFIAKEIDLFEQSGVKLNRKRVAAAIDFGKPVDGVLALAEDVHADLIVIGTHGKKGLERLFVGSVASEVVKRALCPVLVTR from the coding sequence ATGCCGAGCGCACCGCCTCCCGCCCCACCGGTTCCGCAGACCTACAAGATCGTGGTCGGGGTCGACTACTCGGAGCAGAGCGAGCGGGCGTTGCGCGCGGCCCTGGACATCGCCCTCTACCGCGACACGCAGATCTACTGCCTGGCCATCGCCGAAGGCTACGGCCCGGGTCGCCCCGCGGCCGAGAGCGCGGAGATGCACCAGACCTTCCACGACGAGGCGCAGCGCACGCTGGACCGCTTCATCGCGAAGGAGATCGACCTGTTCGAGCAGAGCGGGGTGAAGCTCAATCGCAAGCGCGTCGCCGCCGCCATCGATTTCGGCAAGCCCGTGGACGGCGTGCTCGCCCTGGCAGAAGACGTCCACGCCGACCTGATCGTGATCGGCACCCACGGCAAGAAGGGCCTGGAGCGCCTGTTCGTGGGGTCCGTGGCGTCGGAGGTGGTCAAGCGGGCGCTCTGTCCCGTGTTGGTCACGCGCTGA
- a CDS encoding histone deacetylase, with protein sequence MPTLLGSLATRARRWVHGHPYAIWYDRAYRLPFASIEASTGIDPRRADLALSYLVGSGYLVAEDVRTPSRIRYEDLARVHSAELLESLQDPVAIGNAFAVDPSDVVVDEVVQTIRIACGGTLDAAREALGTRGPTLNLLGGFHHAGPNRGGGFCIVNDIAVAVAAVRKEGFRKRVVVLDLDAHPPDGTAECFVGDPSVWIGSLSGADWGKLDGVDETVLPRDCDDGSYLSALHALLSRMPPAGLAFVLAGGDVLRHDRFGALALSLDGVRRRDLAVLRSLEGVPSVWLPGGGYTVDAWRALAGTGMVLARQTLKPIPPRVDPMTTQFATVARELTRDKLEGPLWITEADLMGELDRHASRSPRFLGYYTAEGIEYAMSRYGILQHLRRLGYGGFRVAVDRDERGDRLRLFGQSDGVEHLLIETVLEKRRVADEDMLYVHWLTLRHPRGRFSEKRPRLPGQEEPGLGIAREAGQLFGRVAERLGLAGIAFRPAYLHTAYAARFAMVFIDPRHQAHFDALLRDLGHVPLGDLSRALSAGRVHMNGERYTWEAGEMAYWLDQRPVDRAAVEAEMERVKFSLV encoded by the coding sequence ATGCCGACGCTCCTCGGCTCGTTGGCGACTCGCGCTCGGCGCTGGGTCCACGGCCACCCCTACGCCATCTGGTACGATCGCGCCTACCGCCTGCCCTTCGCGTCCATCGAGGCCAGCACCGGCATCGATCCGCGGCGCGCGGATCTGGCGCTGTCGTATCTGGTGGGCTCCGGCTACCTGGTCGCCGAGGACGTGCGCACGCCGAGCCGGATCCGCTACGAGGATCTGGCGCGAGTCCACAGCGCCGAGCTGCTCGAGTCGCTGCAAGATCCCGTGGCCATCGGCAACGCCTTCGCGGTGGACCCGTCGGACGTCGTCGTGGACGAGGTGGTGCAGACCATCCGCATCGCGTGCGGCGGGACGCTGGACGCTGCGCGAGAGGCCCTCGGGACCCGGGGCCCGACCTTGAACCTGTTGGGCGGCTTTCACCACGCCGGGCCGAATCGCGGTGGAGGGTTCTGCATCGTCAACGACATCGCCGTCGCGGTGGCCGCGGTGCGCAAGGAGGGCTTCAGGAAGCGCGTGGTCGTGCTGGACCTCGACGCCCACCCTCCGGACGGGACGGCCGAGTGTTTCGTCGGCGACCCCAGCGTCTGGATCGGGTCGCTCTCGGGCGCCGATTGGGGAAAGCTCGACGGCGTCGACGAGACCGTGCTGCCGCGCGACTGCGACGACGGCAGCTACCTGTCGGCGCTACACGCCTTGCTCTCGCGCATGCCGCCGGCCGGGCTGGCTTTCGTGCTGGCCGGAGGCGACGTGCTCCGGCACGATCGATTCGGCGCCCTGGCGCTCAGTCTGGATGGGGTGCGCCGGCGCGATCTGGCCGTGCTGCGCTCGCTCGAGGGCGTGCCGTCCGTCTGGCTCCCGGGTGGGGGCTACACCGTGGACGCCTGGCGCGCGCTCGCAGGCACCGGCATGGTGCTCGCACGACAGACACTGAAGCCCATTCCGCCGCGGGTCGATCCGATGACCACGCAGTTCGCGACCGTGGCGCGGGAGCTCACTCGGGACAAGCTCGAGGGGCCGCTGTGGATCACGGAAGCCGATCTGATGGGCGAGCTCGACCGCCACGCCAGCCGCTCGCCGCGCTTCCTCGGCTACTACACCGCGGAAGGCATCGAGTACGCGATGTCGCGCTACGGCATCCTCCAGCACCTCCGGCGCCTGGGGTACGGCGGCTTCCGCGTCGCGGTCGATCGCGACGAGCGCGGCGATCGACTGCGGCTCTTCGGCCAGTCCGACGGCGTGGAGCACCTGCTCATCGAGACCGTGCTGGAGAAGCGCCGCGTCGCCGATGAGGACATGCTCTACGTACACTGGCTGACGCTGCGCCACCCCCGGGGCCGCTTCAGCGAAAAGCGCCCGCGCCTGCCGGGGCAGGAGGAGCCGGGGCTCGGCATCGCGCGGGAGGCGGGGCAGCTGTTCGGCCGCGTCGCCGAGCGGCTCGGGCTCGCCGGCATAGCGTTCCGCCCGGCGTATCTCCACACCGCCTACGCGGCGCGCTTCGCCATGGTCTTCATCGACCCGCGCCACCAGGCGCACTTCGACGCCTTGTTGCGCGATCTGGGGCACGTCCCCTTGGGCGACCTCTCGCGTGCTCTGTCGGCGGGGCGTGTCCACATGAACGGCGAGCGCTACACCTGGGAAGCCGGGGAGATGGCCTACTGGCTCGACCAGCGCCCGGTGGACCGCGCTGCGGTGGAGGCCGAGATGGAGCGCGTGAAGTTCAGCTTGGTGTGA
- a CDS encoding ferritin family protein produces MAISVQQAVRNAVAAERAAAQFYRALAALDLEPEVQAFFLDMAKQEDQHAQSIEQGGKRLVGGELPERADMAVESVETAPEWLVADTISKDNALKIARDNEIKASLFYDALADFCPEPEAEFFRQLANTELEHAKRLEQVEL; encoded by the coding sequence ATGGCAATCTCCGTCCAGCAGGCCGTCCGAAACGCTGTCGCTGCCGAGCGCGCCGCCGCGCAGTTCTACCGCGCCCTGGCTGCGCTCGATCTCGAGCCCGAAGTCCAGGCGTTCTTCCTGGACATGGCGAAGCAGGAGGACCAACACGCCCAATCGATCGAGCAGGGCGGCAAGCGCCTGGTGGGCGGCGAGCTCCCTGAGCGGGCGGACATGGCCGTAGAGAGCGTCGAGACCGCGCCGGAGTGGCTCGTCGCAGACACCATCTCCAAGGACAACGCGTTGAAGATCGCCCGCGACAACGAGATCAAGGCGTCGCTGTTCTACGACGCGCTCGCGGACTTCTGCCCCGAGCCGGAGGCTGAGTTCTTCCGTCAGCTGGCCAACACCGAGCTGGAGCACGCGAAGCGTCTGGAGCAGGTCGAGCTCTGA
- a CDS encoding SRPBCC domain-containing protein: MQLRTEIEIAASPERVWQALLDFARYPEWNPYVKAVEGKLGVGERLTLTLTPADGSERRQVVTVVKLEPGSTLRWTSKFLLRRLFDGEHYFELVSLDGDRTRLVHGEDLSGAMVQHMGPRLTAMARGFVGMNEALKRRVEAR, encoded by the coding sequence ATGCAGCTCAGGACCGAGATCGAGATCGCGGCGTCCCCCGAGCGGGTCTGGCAGGCGCTCCTGGACTTCGCCCGCTACCCCGAGTGGAACCCCTACGTGAAGGCGGTCGAGGGCAAGCTCGGGGTCGGGGAGCGGCTCACGCTCACGCTCACGCCCGCCGACGGCAGCGAGCGGCGCCAGGTCGTCACGGTGGTGAAGCTCGAGCCGGGCAGCACCCTGCGCTGGACCAGCAAGTTCCTGCTGCGCCGGCTGTTCGACGGCGAGCACTACTTCGAGCTCGTCTCGCTCGACGGTGACCGCACGCGCCTGGTCCACGGTGAGGACCTGAGCGGCGCGATGGTTCAGCACATGGGGCCGCGGCTCACCGCCATGGCCCGGGGCTTCGTGGGGATGAACGAGGCGCTGAAGCGGCGTGTGGAAGCTCGCTAG
- a CDS encoding YcxB family protein: MRVSFELTRDDYAALTFHKASPPRMTRQRLLVLALLLGVMVGLMGLLTLLHGGLAWVDEAPLLRPLLWAIGIAVGAFVAISALLWALRLWVRRLPRDDGATLGEHTLEVDEDGFHVEGRSGRAFVKWSAIVEVRETNEHLFLFVDRMLAYVVPKRAFTSADECAAFADYVRARTPRS, translated from the coding sequence ATGCGCGTCAGCTTCGAGCTCACCCGCGACGACTACGCCGCGCTGACGTTCCACAAAGCATCCCCGCCTCGGATGACGCGGCAGAGGCTGCTCGTCCTGGCGCTGCTGCTCGGGGTGATGGTCGGGCTGATGGGCCTGTTGACGCTGCTCCACGGCGGCCTCGCGTGGGTCGACGAGGCGCCGCTGCTCCGCCCCCTGCTCTGGGCCATCGGCATCGCCGTCGGGGCCTTCGTGGCGATCAGCGCCCTGCTCTGGGCGCTCCGCCTCTGGGTGCGCCGCCTGCCGCGGGACGACGGCGCGACGCTGGGTGAGCACACGCTCGAGGTCGATGAGGATGGATTCCACGTCGAGGGTCGCTCCGGGCGTGCGTTCGTGAAATGGAGCGCGATCGTGGAGGTCCGCGAGACCAACGAGCACCTGTTCTTGTTCGTCGATCGCATGCTGGCGTACGTCGTCCCGAAGCGCGCCTTCACCTCGGCCGACGAGTGTGCAGCCTTCGCGGACTACGTCAGGGCTCGAACGCCGCGGAGCTGA
- a CDS encoding acyl-CoA thioesterase yields MGIVHHGSYLSYFEAGRVEYMHRRGVEYLEWAKQGLHLPVVEARVRYRRTARFDERLVVETRLGEHTRVTVRFDYRIFREGASPEELVTEGHTLLACVDDKHAPRRIPDEVLAVLRAPETHPRAIDSA; encoded by the coding sequence ATGGGCATCGTCCACCACGGCTCGTACCTCTCCTATTTCGAGGCCGGCCGGGTCGAGTACATGCACCGCCGAGGTGTCGAGTACCTCGAGTGGGCCAAGCAGGGCCTGCACCTGCCGGTGGTGGAGGCGCGGGTGCGCTACCGGCGCACCGCGCGCTTCGACGAGCGCTTGGTGGTGGAGACTCGGCTCGGGGAGCACACCCGCGTCACGGTGCGCTTCGACTACCGGATCTTCCGCGAGGGCGCGTCGCCCGAAGAGCTGGTGACCGAAGGGCACACGCTGCTGGCGTGCGTGGACGACAAGCACGCGCCGCGGCGGATCCCCGACGAGGTGTTGGCGGTGCTGCGCGCGCCGGAGACGCACCCGCGGGCCATCGACTCGGCCTGA
- a CDS encoding retinol dehydrogenase, which produces MTRKIAVVLNPNARGGQRAMSGRARRLERIISWRGAVYATRTLDELGDAVRDILKSPPEVLVTDGGDGTLHWVLNEARKLSPDVTKLPPLLPTNGGTIDFVARKVGIRGHAESIVAALVRELDRERMPQVLELDSLWLTGRTESGERFDRLGFALAAGGIGQRFFSKYYEEKRLGAGAIVRVVAKAVASRVAGTLRLPLPEQLLDYGQAVFRPTSAKVRIDGELVPGTTHGAIHAGAIDLHLGGVFRVFPLARDDGSLHFQAGEIVPKEMILALPALARGGAIPSERLREISGREMTIEAIGDESLSPIIDGEAFQGLRELSVRLGPRIRVPRVRA; this is translated from the coding sequence GTGACACGAAAGATCGCGGTCGTACTCAACCCGAACGCTCGCGGCGGACAGCGCGCGATGAGCGGCCGGGCGCGCCGGCTGGAGCGGATCATCAGCTGGCGCGGCGCCGTCTACGCGACGCGCACCCTCGACGAGCTGGGCGACGCGGTGCGGGACATCCTGAAGAGCCCGCCCGAAGTGTTGGTCACGGACGGCGGCGACGGCACGCTGCACTGGGTGCTGAACGAGGCACGAAAGCTGTCTCCAGACGTCACGAAGCTACCGCCACTCTTACCGACGAACGGCGGCACCATCGACTTCGTCGCGAGGAAGGTCGGGATCCGTGGACACGCCGAGAGCATCGTCGCGGCCCTGGTGCGCGAGCTGGATCGGGAACGGATGCCCCAAGTCCTGGAGCTCGACTCGCTCTGGTTGACCGGACGCACGGAGAGCGGGGAGCGCTTCGATCGACTGGGGTTCGCCCTCGCTGCCGGCGGCATCGGCCAGCGTTTCTTCTCGAAATACTACGAAGAAAAGCGCCTGGGCGCCGGCGCCATCGTGCGCGTGGTCGCCAAGGCGGTGGCCTCCAGGGTCGCGGGAACGCTGCGCCTGCCGCTGCCGGAGCAGCTGCTCGACTACGGACAGGCCGTGTTCCGCCCCACCTCGGCGAAGGTGCGCATCGACGGAGAGCTCGTCCCGGGGACTACCCACGGCGCCATTCACGCAGGCGCCATCGACCTGCACCTGGGCGGCGTGTTCCGCGTCTTCCCGCTGGCGCGCGACGACGGCTCGCTGCACTTCCAGGCCGGAGAAATCGTGCCAAAGGAGATGATCCTCGCGCTCCCCGCGCTGGCTCGCGGCGGCGCGATCCCGAGCGAGCGCCTGCGCGAGATCAGCGGACGCGAGATGACCATCGAAGCGATCGGCGACGAGTCACTCTCCCCCATCATCGACGGCGAGGCGTTTCAGGGACTGAGAGAGCTCTCGGTGCGCCTCGGGCCCCGCATCCGTGTCCCGCGCGTTCGAGCCTGA